One part of the Bdellovibrio sp. KM01 genome encodes these proteins:
- a CDS encoding TIGR03545 family protein translates to MANTQKNPEVKKKKGIIRWGALIPFVVFCLLIGLYFHFFFDGHLRRAIEWGGYKALGAEVNIADLKSSFFDANISIKGIELTDAEKPTHDSIKIGEIRFGMLWDALLRVKFVINEAVVEQIEFGVKRAYPGKVAPPPPVSNEPGMLASEGGKLKSQAEKELQDRYGENVLGDVINMLGGADPNAQLQKLQSSLPSKAMIEKFQQDLNTKQKVWDERLKSLPQGKDIQSLGDRLNKIQYKDFKNPQELQTALQQLDAVYKDADGKYKQIQTVSNDLNNDLKALQTQYGEIEKQVKIDIKSLEQHFRIPQVDAKALTMAVFNRYLEPYKAKFFRYKALAEKYIPPKYLKKGQAKSEEEEVAIQPHPREKGITYEFGRPNSYPMFWVKRTAVSSQAGLTPNSGNVKGEIMDITSNQRLVGRPTIATLAGDFPAMDILGFLLKLSIDNRKDDSVIDYQFKVDQYAIEGKDLVNSPEVKIAFSKAHGAMGIQGSLVGLKNLAVDFDNKFTKIDYAVSSTNQIADEILKAVFAGIPVVTLTAKGQGDLPNIPLSINSNLGPELSKGFEKQIQAKVEEARKKIQAYVDQEIGKQKAQVEAQINQLKGQFDKEVKKAQEQLDAQKKQVEAKVETAKKDAENQGRKQLEKEGQKAVEDLKKKFGF, encoded by the coding sequence ATGGCAAACACTCAAAAAAATCCTGAAGTAAAAAAGAAAAAAGGCATCATTCGCTGGGGCGCCCTGATTCCTTTCGTTGTTTTCTGTTTGTTAATCGGACTTTATTTCCACTTCTTCTTTGATGGACACTTGCGCCGAGCTATAGAATGGGGCGGCTACAAAGCCCTGGGCGCTGAAGTTAATATTGCTGATTTAAAGTCCAGCTTTTTTGACGCCAATATCAGCATCAAGGGCATCGAGCTTACTGACGCAGAAAAACCGACTCACGATTCAATCAAAATCGGTGAAATCCGTTTTGGCATGTTGTGGGATGCTCTTCTTCGCGTGAAGTTCGTTATAAACGAAGCCGTCGTTGAACAAATCGAATTCGGCGTGAAAAGAGCTTACCCAGGTAAAGTCGCTCCTCCGCCTCCGGTTTCAAACGAACCAGGCATGTTAGCATCTGAAGGTGGTAAACTAAAATCCCAAGCCGAAAAAGAATTGCAAGATCGCTATGGCGAAAATGTTTTGGGTGATGTGATTAATATGCTCGGTGGAGCAGATCCGAACGCCCAATTGCAAAAGCTGCAGTCATCACTGCCAAGCAAAGCGATGATCGAAAAGTTCCAACAAGACTTAAATACAAAACAAAAAGTCTGGGACGAGCGCTTAAAATCTTTGCCACAAGGAAAAGATATTCAATCCTTGGGTGATCGCCTGAATAAGATCCAATACAAAGACTTTAAAAATCCTCAGGAGCTGCAAACGGCTTTGCAGCAATTAGACGCCGTTTACAAAGATGCAGATGGCAAATACAAACAGATTCAAACCGTCAGCAATGATTTGAATAACGATCTGAAAGCGTTGCAAACTCAGTACGGGGAAATTGAAAAGCAGGTCAAAATCGACATCAAGTCCCTGGAGCAACACTTCCGCATTCCTCAAGTGGATGCGAAAGCACTGACGATGGCTGTCTTCAATCGCTATCTGGAGCCTTACAAAGCAAAGTTCTTCCGTTATAAGGCCTTGGCCGAAAAATATATTCCGCCAAAATATCTGAAAAAAGGCCAAGCCAAATCTGAAGAGGAAGAAGTTGCCATTCAACCGCATCCTCGTGAAAAAGGTATTACGTACGAATTTGGTCGTCCTAATTCCTACCCGATGTTCTGGGTGAAAAGAACGGCTGTCAGTTCTCAAGCAGGACTGACTCCGAACTCTGGCAACGTCAAAGGTGAAATCATGGATATCACTTCCAACCAACGACTGGTCGGTCGTCCAACGATCGCCACATTGGCGGGTGATTTCCCAGCGATGGATATTCTGGGATTTTTGTTAAAGCTTTCTATCGATAACCGTAAAGACGATTCCGTGATCGACTATCAATTCAAAGTCGATCAATACGCAATCGAAGGCAAAGACCTGGTGAACAGTCCAGAAGTTAAGATCGCCTTCAGCAAAGCACATGGAGCCATGGGTATTCAAGGCTCGCTGGTGGGCTTGAAAAACCTGGCGGTGGACTTCGACAATAAATTCACAAAAATCGATTACGCGGTTTCATCGACAAATCAAATTGCTGATGAAATTCTGAAAGCCGTTTTTGCAGGAATTCCAGTGGTGACTTTGACTGCGAAAGGTCAAGGTGATTTGCCGAACATACCCCTTTCGATCAACTCGAACTTGGGGCCGGAACTTTCCAAAGGCTTTGAAAAGCAGATTCAAGCCAAAGTCGAAGAAGCTCGTAAAAAAATTCAAGCTTACGTAGATCAGGAAATCGGTAAACAAAAAGCGCAAGTGGAAGCACAAATCAACCAACTGAAAGGCCAATTCGACAAAGAAGTCAAAAAAGCCCAAGAACAGTTAGACGCGCAAAAAAAGCAAGTTGAAGCGAAAGTCGAAACAGCCAAAAAAGACGCTGAAAACCAGGGGCGCAAGCAACTTGAAAAAGAAGGTCAAAAAGCTGTCGAAGATTTGAAAAAGAAATTTGGATTTTAG
- a CDS encoding TIGR03546 family protein: MTLLLKQLYNFIKLLNSDTDTMPLAFGLALGLLLGFAPFFSIQTAIVLLIVFVFRVQLGAAFLSAFFFKFVAFLFDTPAHHLGKAVLEMESLRPLFVSMYNMPFVPMTRFNNSIIMGSMIVSVLLFPFAYYGFKSLILAYRATIVARIRDTKIWKALKATKFYDWYSKYNDLYGR, from the coding sequence ATGACGTTGCTACTAAAACAGCTCTACAATTTCATTAAACTGCTGAATTCCGACACCGACACCATGCCTTTGGCATTCGGTCTGGCATTGGGACTGCTCCTGGGATTCGCACCTTTCTTCTCAATTCAAACGGCGATCGTTTTGTTGATTGTATTTGTTTTCAGAGTGCAATTGGGAGCCGCTTTTCTTTCCGCTTTCTTTTTTAAATTCGTAGCCTTTCTTTTCGATACCCCGGCTCATCACTTGGGCAAAGCGGTTTTGGAAATGGAAAGCCTGCGCCCTTTGTTTGTCAGCATGTACAATATGCCCTTTGTTCCGATGACTCGTTTTAACAACAGCATCATCATGGGCTCGATGATTGTATCAGTGCTTTTATTTCCATTCGCCTATTACGGCTTTAAATCTTTGATCCTGGCATACCGTGCAACAATCGTTGCACGCATCAGAGACACCAAAATCTGGAAGGCTCTGAAAGCCACAAAGTTTTACGACTGGTATAGCAAATACAACGATCTTTACGGCCGATAG
- a CDS encoding HAD-IIIA family hydrolase produces the protein MKSWAQLVADTVRMGGVLVFIKDQAPQDFQQWLEPLSQSFAMKIPFTVRNKSDFANGRYQTGVHDLIFFFEGQEAVLAELDALVQGQRVWIAPGNTSPATVDYLWTTEDVSAWVAFWSSLVPQFDSLIENWSSPEMDHAPCLFLDRDDVVVKNVPYNKDPHQVELIPEVVELIHRAHAEGYWVALVTNQSGIGRGRISWQEYKQVHQRMLKLLANEGAWIDECVWSSYIENESVPEGRLLAGLRKPRAGMFQMVKDKLKIDMKNSIMVGDSATDLMAAYSAGIGSCYLFRSEKLDKERETLEKFRAENSKFSYQAISAAADISFGRL, from the coding sequence ATGAAATCATGGGCTCAGTTAGTTGCAGATACAGTTCGAATGGGTGGGGTTTTGGTGTTTATCAAGGACCAGGCGCCGCAGGATTTCCAACAATGGTTAGAGCCCTTGTCGCAATCTTTTGCTATGAAAATTCCGTTCACTGTCCGTAACAAAAGTGATTTTGCGAACGGTCGCTATCAAACTGGCGTCCATGATCTGATTTTCTTTTTTGAAGGGCAGGAGGCGGTGCTTGCGGAGCTTGATGCCCTTGTGCAAGGACAACGTGTCTGGATTGCTCCCGGAAATACTTCTCCGGCAACAGTGGATTATCTGTGGACGACTGAAGACGTTTCAGCGTGGGTGGCATTTTGGAGCAGCCTCGTGCCACAATTTGATTCGCTGATTGAAAATTGGAGCAGTCCCGAGATGGATCATGCTCCGTGTTTGTTTTTGGATCGCGACGATGTGGTCGTTAAAAACGTTCCCTATAACAAAGATCCTCATCAAGTTGAATTAATTCCCGAAGTGGTGGAGCTGATTCATAGGGCTCACGCTGAAGGTTATTGGGTGGCTTTGGTCACCAATCAATCGGGAATTGGTCGCGGCAGAATTTCGTGGCAGGAGTATAAGCAAGTACATCAGCGTATGTTGAAGCTGCTGGCGAATGAAGGCGCCTGGATCGATGAATGTGTTTGGTCTTCGTATATCGAAAACGAATCCGTGCCCGAAGGACGCTTGCTTGCTGGCTTAAGAAAGCCTCGTGCGGGTATGTTTCAGATGGTGAAGGATAAGTTGAAAATCGATATGAAGAATTCCATCATGGTCGGTGACAGTGCAACGGATTTAATGGCTGCTTATTCTGCGGGAATTGGTTCTTGCTATTTATTTCGATCAGAGAAATTGGACAAGGAACGCGAAACTCTAGAAAAGTTCCGCGCGGAAAATTCTAAATTTTCCTATCAAGCCATATCAGCAGCAGCAGACATATCGTTCGGGCGTTTATAG